In the Candidatus Electrothrix rattekaaiensis genome, one interval contains:
- a CDS encoding Fic family protein — MQLFPVYPQLSLDEADEQVKDFWNNLASAEEFTEELKELSNQAVYAFFQKIPKELHKQLFGGILNNAGGYRKITDPNNGEVFFGPSTNQFAGADPLMIDSMLRKNISSLTLSPPDPVYIAARFYQRFVSIHPFNDGNGRISRFMVEVYLIYHQYRIDFEQLRKTTRWLKQLNYCHRKTNKPLAYPHSLKWWVHHFRKFVVHENELNNF, encoded by the coding sequence ATGCAACTTTTCCCTGTTTATCCGCAGCTCTCTCTTGATGAGGCGGATGAACAAGTTAAAGATTTCTGGAATAATTTAGCAAGTGCGGAAGAATTTACCGAAGAGCTGAAAGAACTATCGAATCAAGCTGTTTATGCCTTCTTTCAGAAAATCCCGAAGGAACTCCATAAACAACTTTTTGGCGGTATCCTGAACAATGCCGGAGGGTATCGCAAGATAACTGATCCGAACAACGGAGAAGTATTCTTTGGCCCGTCAACCAATCAGTTTGCCGGAGCCGATCCGCTCATGATCGACAGCATGTTGCGGAAAAATATTTCTTCACTCACGCTGTCCCCTCCTGATCCGGTATATATTGCCGCTCGATTTTATCAACGGTTTGTCTCTATCCACCCGTTCAACGACGGAAACGGACGGATATCCCGATTCATGGTTGAAGTCTATCTGATCTATCATCAGTACCGGATTGACTTTGAGCAGCTGAGAAAAACAACACGATGGCTGAAGCAGCTGAACTACTGCCACCGGAAAACCAATAAGCCGCTGGCATACCCTCACAGCCTGAAATGGTGGGTGCATCACTTCAGAAAATTCGTTGTGCATGAAAATGAACTGAATAATTTCTGA
- a CDS encoding DUF4065 domain-containing protein: MKLQKLAYYAKVWSLVAGRPCTDAVFERWDYGPVNRPLFCSYRDFSKQPIPTPATSSQQHITDEDAELLKFILDHYVNHSAVALSAMTHKETPWKDTPPDQVISDQVIYDYYSKRSFAKNFQGKSWKEGKYYVLKTNSWYSFTMDMSEEEAETYASYPSYENYLERRKKSDVSVQSFMQKIF; encoded by the coding sequence ATGAAATTGCAGAAACTTGCCTACTACGCAAAGGTATGGTCACTTGTTGCGGGCAGGCCGTGTACTGATGCTGTGTTTGAACGATGGGACTACGGCCCGGTGAACAGACCTCTCTTTTGTTCCTATAGGGATTTCAGCAAGCAGCCTATTCCAACCCCTGCAACCTCTTCACAGCAGCATATAACGGATGAAGATGCAGAGCTGTTGAAATTCATCCTTGATCATTATGTGAACCATTCCGCCGTGGCCCTGAGTGCGATGACGCATAAAGAAACGCCTTGGAAAGATACTCCACCCGATCAGGTTATTTCCGATCAAGTTATCTATGATTACTATTCCAAACGTTCCTTTGCAAAAAACTTTCAGGGGAAATCCTGGAAGGAAGGGAAGTACTATGTTCTGAAAACCAATTCCTGGTATTCATTCACAATGGATATGAGCGAAGAGGAGGCGGAAACCTATGCCTCATATCCTTCTTATGAAAACTACCTGGAGCGGCGGAAAAAGTCTGATGTGTCAGTACAAAGCTTCATGCAAAAAATCTTCTGA
- a CDS encoding M48 family metallopeptidase, with protein MHPSPEYRPGLPEQNDNVSHNHPLKEFVVLLSGVTVFLLLAAWSLGLLVDWAAGFISPEMEAVIFSSMRVSGAVVFDKQKDDPRRVELQRLVDELGRCNEIGYPLQINMATSQDANAFAFPGGRIIVLEGLLETIRSENGLSFVLAHEMAHFKNRDHLRGMGRGIVFTALSALLTGAGSDITQLIAPALGVGQARYSQEREALADRLALETLNCFYGHVGGATEFFEAMQEESKEQGRGIGGYFASHPEAVQRIDALHSLAAASRFAVRETFHLSTVLVPDTSSQ; from the coding sequence ATGCATCCCTCCCCGGAATACAGGCCCGGTCTGCCGGAACAGAACGATAATGTCTCCCATAATCATCCGCTCAAGGAATTTGTGGTTCTGCTCTCCGGTGTAACTGTTTTTTTGCTGCTTGCTGCCTGGAGCTTGGGCCTGCTTGTTGATTGGGCTGCGGGTTTTATCTCGCCGGAAATGGAGGCGGTTATTTTTTCTTCAATGCGGGTTTCCGGGGCTGTGGTCTTTGATAAACAGAAAGATGACCCGCGCCGGGTGGAACTACAACGATTGGTGGATGAACTGGGCCGCTGCAACGAGATTGGGTATCCCTTGCAGATCAATATGGCAACGTCTCAAGATGCCAATGCCTTTGCTTTTCCTGGCGGACGGATTATCGTTTTAGAGGGCTTGCTGGAGACGATTCGCTCGGAAAATGGGCTTTCCTTTGTCCTTGCCCATGAAATGGCCCATTTTAAAAACAGAGATCATCTGCGGGGCATGGGCCGGGGGATAGTCTTCACAGCTCTGTCCGCCCTGTTGACCGGGGCTGGCTCTGACATCACGCAGCTCATCGCCCCTGCTTTGGGGGTTGGACAGGCTCGCTATTCCCAAGAACGAGAAGCTCTGGCTGACAGGTTGGCCCTTGAGACCTTAAACTGTTTTTACGGGCATGTGGGTGGAGCAACAGAATTCTTTGAAGCTATGCAGGAAGAGAGTAAAGAACAGGGTAGGGGGATCGGTGGATATTTTGCCAGTCATCCTGAAGCGGTGCAGCGAATTGATGCGCTGCACAGTTTGGCCGCCGCATCAAGATTTGCGGTACGGGAGACTTTCCATTTATCGACTGTACTTGTCCCTGATACTTCTTCGCAGTAG
- a CDS encoding AbrB/MazE/SpoVT family DNA-binding domain-containing protein — protein sequence MVDVSTTKMSSKGQVVIPENIRKTLNLNAGAQFIVVGDKDVVILKSITPPSIDEFDDLIAQARSDGENAGLKKSDIADAIKKVRGKK from the coding sequence ATGGTAGATGTGTCCACTACAAAAATGTCATCCAAAGGGCAGGTCGTCATCCCTGAGAATATCCGTAAAACTCTCAACCTGAACGCCGGTGCTCAGTTTATCGTTGTCGGCGATAAAGATGTTGTCATATTAAAAAGCATTACACCGCCTTCCATTGATGAATTTGACGATTTAATCGCCCAGGCAAGGTCGGATGGCGAAAATGCAGGATTAAAGAAGTCTGATATCGCAGATGCGATAAAAAAAGTCCGGGGCAAAAAATGA
- a CDS encoding transposase — protein sequence MVIGKELPVFITDFFEEIDERIRAHSPGNGLSKTQKYWLAFCTLATLATNSVCWARFEKVSLGRYKKKALSWMFCHSKIPWCLLFQVSVNVIISLYRITSGTLNIDESDNHRSKRTKKISWVHKLKDKATGGYAMGQCVVFIVLVTPIITIPVGFKFYMPDPDITQWRKKYNKLRKIGISAAQRPKRPPKNPNYPSKNELAIQLLKEFKEKYPDIKVKCVNADALYGNKKFLTGAASVYKSTQIISQIGKNRKVRHRGKDISVKEYFSRNSGVLQQIKIRGEKEIMATIASARLYVSSQGVKRFLVAVKYEDEDEYRYLVATDMSWRTEDIVKAYTLRWLVEVFFQDWKANEGWATLTKLTGEEGSRNSLILSLLVDHCLLFHPDQLARIKNKLPAATVGTLRHQISMDSLFMFIQELLQSENPAKALEQLASKVKESVIFLAPSKKHMVGRDLGRLEASPSLQYRAAG from the coding sequence ATGGTTATCGGCAAAGAGTTACCAGTTTTTATCACTGATTTTTTTGAAGAAATAGACGAAAGGATTAGAGCTCACAGTCCTGGCAACGGCCTGTCAAAAACACAAAAATACTGGTTGGCTTTTTGTACTTTAGCCACTCTGGCAACTAATTCGGTATGCTGGGCAAGATTTGAAAAAGTCAGCTTGGGTAGGTACAAAAAGAAAGCTCTGTCCTGGATGTTTTGTCACTCCAAAATTCCGTGGTGTTTACTGTTTCAAGTATCAGTAAATGTTATTATTTCTTTATATAGAATTACCAGTGGAACTCTTAATATTGACGAGTCGGACAATCATCGCTCCAAGCGTACGAAAAAGATCTCGTGGGTCCATAAACTCAAGGATAAGGCAACCGGTGGCTATGCTATGGGGCAATGCGTGGTGTTTATTGTTCTCGTCACTCCAATCATTACCATTCCGGTTGGATTTAAATTTTACATGCCGGATCCAGATATTACTCAATGGAGAAAAAAGTACAATAAGCTCAGAAAAATTGGAATTTCGGCGGCTCAACGACCAAAAAGACCGCCTAAAAATCCAAACTATCCTTCAAAAAACGAACTGGCAATTCAGCTCCTTAAAGAATTTAAGGAAAAATATCCTGATATCAAGGTGAAATGTGTCAATGCAGACGCATTATATGGTAATAAAAAATTCCTTACGGGTGCCGCGTCCGTCTACAAATCAACACAGATTATTAGTCAAATAGGAAAAAATAGAAAGGTTCGCCACCGTGGCAAAGATATTAGCGTGAAAGAATATTTCTCCCGCAACTCCGGAGTACTCCAACAGATAAAAATTCGTGGGGAAAAAGAAATAATGGCCACGATTGCCAGCGCACGCTTGTATGTATCCAGTCAAGGCGTTAAACGTTTTCTTGTTGCGGTAAAATACGAAGATGAGGATGAATACCGCTACCTCGTCGCTACCGATATGTCATGGAGAACAGAGGATATTGTAAAGGCTTACACTCTAAGATGGCTTGTAGAGGTTTTTTTTCAGGACTGGAAGGCCAATGAAGGATGGGCGACTTTGACCAAGCTGACAGGTGAGGAGGGGTCTCGCAACAGCTTGATCCTGAGCCTGCTGGTTGATCATTGCCTCCTTTTTCATCCGGACCAACTAGCCAGGATTAAGAACAAACTTCCCGCAGCTACTGTTGGAACCCTACGGCACCAGATTAGCATGGACAGCCTATTCATGTTCATACAAGAACTCCTACAGTCGGAAAATCCAGCTAAGGCACTCGAACAACTTGCTTCCAAGGTAAAAGAATCTGTCATTTTTTTGGCTCCCTCGAAAAAACACATGGTAGGTAGGGATCTTGGTCGACTGGAAGCAAGTCCATCATTGCAATACAGAGCTGCCGGGTGA
- a CDS encoding fibronectin type III domain-containing protein produces the protein MRFPNTEAKIIALAQKIIAGLRDNPNFPDPPVSPDQLQARLDKLRDSSDAQVKALAVSKQATDTKQTDLEDTTTDMKSILHYADDAVHGDDAKLSELGWGGRAEPHALQVPGQPRLLEVAEQGTGWLTLDWKKPVAGGTPASYKIERRELTEGGTWALAGIAIEIEVTLNSQERGKELEYRVIAINKAGEGEPSNTVTAVL, from the coding sequence ATGCGTTTCCCGAACACCGAAGCAAAGATCATAGCCCTGGCCCAGAAGATCATCGCCGGGCTGAGAGACAATCCCAACTTCCCCGATCCTCCGGTCTCGCCGGATCAACTCCAGGCTCGGTTGGATAAGCTGCGCGATTCCAGTGATGCACAGGTGAAGGCCCTGGCAGTGTCCAAACAGGCCACGGATACCAAGCAGACCGACCTTGAGGACACGACAACGGATATGAAAAGCATACTCCATTATGCTGATGATGCAGTGCATGGCGATGATGCCAAATTATCGGAATTGGGCTGGGGCGGCAGGGCCGAGCCGCATGCCTTGCAGGTGCCCGGACAGCCGAGACTCCTTGAAGTGGCGGAGCAGGGCACGGGGTGGCTGACTTTAGATTGGAAAAAGCCTGTTGCTGGCGGCACGCCAGCCTCCTACAAGATCGAACGCCGTGAACTGACCGAAGGCGGCACCTGGGCGCTGGCCGGAATTGCCATCGAAATCGAGGTTACGCTCAACAGTCAGGAGCGCGGCAAAGAATTGGAATACCGGGTCATTGCTATTAACAAGGCGGGTGAAGGTGAACCGAGCAACACAGTAACGGCGGTGTTATAA
- a CDS encoding type II toxin-antitoxin system RelE/ParE family toxin, giving the protein MIYKLEFLTDALKEWKALDGTIKKQLKKKLAERLKNPHVPADKLSGSVNRYKIKLRSVGYRLVYEGSGR; this is encoded by the coding sequence ATGATTTATAAGCTTGAGTTTTTGACGGATGCCTTGAAAGAATGGAAAGCTCTGGACGGGACAATCAAAAAGCAGTTGAAGAAAAAACTTGCTGAACGCCTGAAAAATCCGCATGTACCTGCTGACAAACTTTCAGGCAGTGTCAACAGGTACAAAATCAAACTGCGGTCGGTCGGTTACAGGTTGGTGTATGAGGGTTCTGGACGCTGA
- a CDS encoding YbjQ family protein, which translates to MLLTNTEEIPGKRITACYGVVSGSTVRAKHAGRDIMAGLKNIFGGELKGYTELLQESREEAIRRMKAQAKQLGANAVVNVRFSTSSVAAGAAEIYVYGTAVTVE; encoded by the coding sequence ATGTTGTTAACCAATACAGAGGAAATTCCGGGAAAACGCATTACAGCCTGTTATGGTGTTGTTTCCGGGAGCACTGTCAGGGCCAAGCATGCAGGCCGTGATATCATGGCAGGGCTCAAGAATATTTTCGGCGGAGAGCTGAAAGGCTATACCGAGCTTCTGCAGGAATCTAGGGAGGAGGCGATCAGGCGGATGAAGGCCCAGGCCAAACAGCTCGGGGCCAATGCGGTTGTCAATGTCCGCTTTTCCACCTCTTCAGTGGCTGCCGGTGCTGCTGAAATCTATGTTTACGGCACCGCCGTCACTGTGGAGTAG
- a CDS encoding DUF1566 domain-containing protein — protein sequence MWAKKPKSDEAVVSGITLDVMRIEACARKKRCTVASGPMQLDLLELADGKVDFANQVLLPERTRELRLVLGENNTITVDGESFPLTVPSGQTSGLKLKGRKAFGKEGGFLSGLTLDLNLRKQLVVQAKKVRHKEKGRHGKKKVSYVYSYKLKPVIKVATAEVAPLTEDNIAAVVAMPNEENEIKIGESFSLVIPAGAVATPMVISVKETKYTVEVMDEDTGEVVEKPALSSNYELSPDGAEFDEPLVVTLPYSPETLPSEVSEYDLAVYLDAEKIPTDINTMSKTATADVWHFTNVTVSSPQATGNFVFPFDNERNDVWQLCQGYNTPKISHGSATYPNLIHAFDFAYGTGNLGATGCWAKEWGKNDYASEDKTVVAPADGIIIKNSGDITVFQLKVPVSNGHGKQIKCIRLGHIKSNSARMKADPKIELAQGTLIGKLSSPTVSAGKYAHLHMAAYATTNCTGVTVPFGTVFGSGYPDFSSNGSKHQWHGTEIPAGGSQPTTCPNGDGLYCGGAVSRDMNTLYRCTDGVYSVEEQCSDGCQTMSSGTNDQCRQVQASCPSGNGLYCGGTVSRDANTLYRCTDGVYSVEEQCSDGCETMPSGTNDQCKDVVLSVVNSITPSNTTLDSLTVFTVLGTDLPSTLAFWIEECENVTYVGGNSAAQQFSCTPRWTIGTKNGVIKDNVGGNVLYNFTVNVSAATPGTCTSGPQTMVWQGLEWQRCDDNWAYTYEAAIDYCEGLILDGYSDWRLPTKDELKSLVVCSNGTPTPLADDYGTPSHCGDGNSAPYNKPTIDSSFVGQINSYWSSTEYNATAAWEVNFGSGWSHHTMPKLVQNAVRCVR from the coding sequence GTGTGGGCGAAGAAGCCAAAGAGTGACGAAGCAGTGGTGTCAGGGATTACCCTTGATGTAATGAGGATTGAGGCGTGTGCTCGGAAAAAAAGATGCACTGTAGCCAGCGGGCCTATGCAGCTGGATCTGCTTGAGCTGGCTGATGGTAAGGTGGATTTTGCCAATCAGGTGTTGTTGCCTGAAAGGACCAGAGAGTTGCGGCTTGTGTTGGGAGAGAACAACACGATTACGGTTGATGGTGAATCTTTTCCTTTGACTGTGCCGAGCGGGCAGACTTCCGGGCTGAAGTTGAAGGGGCGGAAAGCCTTCGGCAAAGAGGGCGGTTTTCTGTCTGGTTTGACGTTGGATTTGAACTTGCGAAAGCAGCTTGTTGTTCAGGCGAAGAAAGTTCGGCATAAAGAAAAAGGGCGACATGGGAAGAAGAAAGTTTCCTATGTGTACTCATATAAGCTGAAGCCGGTTATCAAGGTGGCGACAGCTGAGGTTGCGCCCTTGACCGAGGATAACATAGCGGCTGTTGTGGCAATGCCGAATGAGGAAAACGAGATAAAGATCGGTGAGAGCTTTTCTCTGGTGATTCCTGCGGGAGCTGTTGCTACTCCTATGGTGATTTCCGTAAAGGAGACAAAGTATACTGTTGAGGTTATGGATGAGGACACTGGCGAAGTGGTCGAAAAGCCTGCTCTGTCTTCAAACTATGAATTAAGTCCTGACGGGGCGGAATTTGATGAGCCTCTGGTGGTAACTCTTCCGTACTCTCCAGAAACGTTGCCCTCTGAGGTGTCGGAATATGATCTGGCAGTGTACCTTGACGCAGAAAAGATTCCCACGGATATAAATACAATGTCCAAAACTGCTACTGCGGATGTTTGGCATTTTACTAATGTGACCGTCAGTTCTCCGCAGGCTACTGGTAATTTTGTTTTTCCCTTTGATAATGAAAGAAATGACGTATGGCAGCTTTGTCAGGGATATAATACGCCGAAGATTTCGCACGGGAGTGCGACTTATCCTAATCTAATTCACGCCTTCGATTTTGCCTATGGGACAGGGAACCTTGGCGCAACAGGATGTTGGGCCAAAGAATGGGGAAAAAACGACTATGCTTCAGAAGATAAAACCGTTGTTGCACCGGCAGATGGAATAATTATCAAGAACTCCGGAGATATCACCGTTTTTCAGTTAAAGGTTCCTGTATCAAACGGGCACGGAAAGCAGATCAAGTGTATTAGGCTTGGGCATATAAAAAGCAACAGTGCCAGAATGAAGGCTGATCCAAAGATTGAGCTTGCACAGGGGACGCTAATCGGTAAACTGAGCAGCCCTACAGTCAGTGCTGGCAAATATGCTCATCTTCATATGGCTGCCTATGCTACCACTAACTGTACTGGTGTAACTGTTCCGTTTGGCACTGTCTTTGGCTCAGGGTATCCCGATTTCAGTAGTAATGGGAGTAAACATCAATGGCATGGAACGGAAATTCCGGCAGGTGGTTCGCAACCAACAACTTGTCCGAACGGCGACGGGCTGTATTGCGGCGGTGCTGTGTCACGTGATATGAATACTCTCTACCGCTGTACGGACGGAGTGTATTCGGTTGAGGAACAGTGCTCCGACGGCTGTCAGACAATGTCCTCCGGTACGAACGACCAATGCAGGCAAGTACAGGCAAGCTGTCCGAGCGGCAACGGACTGTACTGCGGCGGTACGGTGTCACGTGATGCGAATACTCTCTACCGCTGTACGGACGGAGTGTATTCGGTTGAGGAACAGTGCTCCGACGGCTGTGAAACAATGCCTTCCGGTACGAATGACCAGTGCAAGGATGTTGTCCTTTCTGTTGTTAATTCGATAACTCCCAGTAATACTACTTTAGACAGTTTAACTGTATTTACAGTACTAGGAACAGATTTGCCTTCAACTTTGGCATTCTGGATTGAAGAGTGTGAAAATGTCACCTATGTAGGAGGAAACTCAGCCGCACAGCAGTTTAGCTGCACACCAAGATGGACAATCGGGACAAAAAACGGGGTAATTAAGGACAACGTAGGAGGCAATGTTCTGTATAACTTTACGGTTAATGTCTCTGCTGCTACACCTGGAACCTGCACCAGTGGTCCACAAACTATGGTATGGCAAGGTTTGGAATGGCAACGTTGTGATGATAACTGGGCTTATACCTATGAAGCAGCTATAGATTACTGCGAAGGTCTTATCTTGGATGGTTATTCCGATTGGCGACTACCCACCAAAGACGAGTTGAAGAGTTTGGTGGTATGTAGTAACGGTACTCCGACTCCACTTGCTGATGACTATGGTACACCTTCTCATTGTGGCGATGGTAATAGCGCACCGTATAATAAGCCGACAATTGATTCGTCTTTCGTCGGACAGATTAATTCTTATTGGTCATCTACTGAATATAACGCTACTGCTGCTTGGGAAGTCAATTTTGGCAGTGGCTGGAGTCACCATACTATGCCCAAGCTTGTCCAGAATGCCGTACGATGTGTGCGGTGA
- a CDS encoding heavy metal-binding domain-containing protein, with translation MDALIQLIFFLTLLALGYVFGKIAEKKHYRSIIEREKQWTQIPTTSGRRVVGTDREVKRVQLATGSVVISVDYFKRILAGLRNIFGGNVQSYETLVDRARREAVLRMKESCPKADQIINLRLETSSISKGNKNQIGSVEVLAYGTAVYLHLASTTTHSSF, from the coding sequence ATGGACGCGCTTATTCAGCTGATATTTTTCCTCACCTTATTGGCCTTGGGCTACGTCTTTGGCAAGATAGCGGAAAAAAAGCATTATCGCTCCATCATAGAACGGGAAAAGCAATGGACGCAGATTCCGACCACCTCAGGACGTCGTGTTGTAGGCACGGATAGGGAGGTGAAACGTGTGCAATTGGCTACTGGCAGCGTGGTCATTTCTGTGGATTATTTTAAACGGATTCTTGCCGGGCTGCGGAATATCTTTGGCGGCAATGTCCAATCCTACGAGACCTTGGTTGATCGGGCCAGAAGAGAGGCTGTGCTGCGGATGAAAGAGTCCTGCCCCAAAGCTGACCAGATTATCAATCTCCGTTTGGAAACATCTTCTATTTCCAAGGGAAATAAAAATCAGATAGGCTCAGTGGAGGTGTTGGCCTACGGTACAGCTGTGTATTTGCATCTGGCCTCAACAACAACGCATTCTAGTTTTTGA
- a CDS encoding putative toxin-antitoxin system toxin component, PIN family encodes MRIVLDTNVFISAIFFGGPPSEILTSWKHSQIQIIFTKEILEEYQRVGKELSVKYPSVNIEPILELFTIFGEFVGTEGIKETICEDPDDNKFIECAIASGSKLIVSGDKHLLNISGYKRIEVLKPREFVDAYLE; translated from the coding sequence ATGAGAATTGTTCTGGATACAAATGTTTTCATTTCTGCAATTTTCTTTGGTGGCCCACCTTCAGAGATTCTTACATCCTGGAAGCATTCTCAAATTCAGATCATCTTCACCAAAGAAATACTGGAGGAATATCAACGCGTGGGAAAGGAGTTGTCGGTGAAATACCCTTCTGTTAACATTGAGCCGATTCTAGAACTCTTTACCATCTTTGGAGAATTTGTCGGAACAGAAGGCATCAAAGAGACAATCTGCGAAGATCCTGATGACAACAAATTTATTGAGTGTGCAATTGCCAGCGGAAGCAAGCTGATTGTTAGTGGGGATAAACACTTACTGAACATCTCTGGATATAAGAGAATAGAGGTTCTGAAGCCGAGAGAGTTCGTGGACGCTTACCTGGAGTAA
- a CDS encoding TAXI family TRAP transporter solute-binding subunit, with translation MEQKKILISLAVLFIIVGSIGTWFCTRDTLPDAIRIASGSIGGEYYKFGDALEKKLRSRTSRPVKHIETTGTMENLRLLKEGVVEVALLQSIVFPDLDNKASSNNISVIAPLFLEPVVILAHKGSGIESVYDMENRRVCIGPEESGTKKTSEDLLKFYELNNKVTKVPEFFYDNSSHSHNDRNSCDAGIMVMGLSGPCFKEIGKITVQVIELPYARALAGSKAFLAEFTLPEGVFARHSLPVLPHKNIQTVAYTALLAVRKDASSALVNEVLDAIYRTDLRINFSDLLPLKDAREWSEIPLNQTAQDYYNSMSQFFYLDTFSPSLFQIKVT, from the coding sequence ATGGAACAGAAAAAAATACTTATCTCTCTTGCTGTTCTATTTATCATAGTCGGTTCAATCGGAACATGGTTCTGCACACGGGATACTTTACCCGATGCGATCAGGATAGCAAGCGGCTCAATAGGGGGAGAGTACTATAAATTTGGGGATGCCCTGGAAAAGAAACTGAGATCCAGAACGAGCAGGCCGGTAAAGCACATAGAAACTACCGGAACGATGGAAAACCTCAGGTTGCTTAAAGAAGGCGTGGTCGAAGTCGCTCTGCTTCAATCAATAGTCTTCCCTGATCTGGATAATAAGGCGTCGTCAAATAATATATCCGTGATCGCGCCGCTTTTCCTTGAACCGGTTGTGATTTTGGCACACAAAGGATCAGGTATTGAATCTGTGTATGATATGGAGAACAGGCGTGTCTGCATAGGCCCAGAAGAATCAGGGACAAAAAAAACTTCAGAAGATCTGCTGAAATTTTACGAACTGAATAATAAAGTCACAAAGGTGCCTGAGTTTTTTTATGACAACAGTAGCCATAGCCATAACGACAGGAACAGTTGTGATGCCGGAATCATGGTTATGGGGTTGAGCGGCCCGTGTTTTAAGGAAATAGGCAAAATAACTGTGCAGGTAATCGAACTCCCTTATGCACGTGCTCTGGCAGGATCCAAGGCGTTTCTTGCCGAATTCACGCTTCCAGAAGGAGTATTTGCACGGCACTCCTTACCAGTGCTGCCTCATAAGAATATTCAGACCGTTGCCTACACAGCTCTGCTCGCTGTGAGGAAGGATGCCTCTTCGGCTCTTGTCAATGAAGTCCTTGACGCAATATACCGCACTGATCTTCGGATAAATTTTTCGGATCTTCTTCCGCTGAAAGACGCAAGGGAATGGTCGGAGATACCGTTGAATCAGACTGCGCAGGATTACTATAACTCGATGAGCCAGTTTTTTTATCTTGACACATTTTCCCCAAGTTTATTCCAAATCAAAGTGACTTAG
- a CDS encoding type II toxin-antitoxin system Phd/YefM family antitoxin — MTDLILSSRIASISDLKKNPMKVVGQGEAVAILNRNKPAFYCVPARAYEDLLNRLEDMELNALADARADQERIKVDLDDL; from the coding sequence ATGACGGATCTTATTTTGAGTAGCAGAATAGCAAGTATATCAGATTTAAAGAAGAATCCGATGAAGGTCGTTGGTCAAGGCGAAGCCGTAGCCATCCTAAACCGCAACAAACCTGCGTTTTATTGTGTTCCGGCAAGGGCGTATGAAGACCTGTTGAATAGGCTGGAAGATATGGAACTGAATGCCCTTGCTGATGCCCGTGCAGACCAGGAGAGGATCAAGGTGGATTTGGATGATTTATAA